In a single window of the Deltaproteobacteria bacterium HGW-Deltaproteobacteria-6 genome:
- a CDS encoding transcriptional regulator, translated as MDTKQLAKVMKALSHPNRLELYLEIAKKQETSYQAENDECYVSDIMSCLNIGAPTISHHLKELTNADLIVTERRGKFVIARINQETMQQVKQALGIKTE; from the coding sequence ATGGATACTAAACAACTGGCCAAAGTCATGAAAGCGCTTTCCCACCCTAACCGGCTGGAGCTCTATCTGGAAATCGCCAAAAAGCAGGAAACGAGTTATCAGGCGGAAAACGATGAATGCTACGTTTCTGATATTATGAGCTGCCTGAATATCGGCGCGCCGACCATATCGCATCATCTGAAGGAACTTACCAATGCTGATCTCATTGTTACCGAGCGCAGAGGCAAATTCGTGATCGCCAGAATTAATCAGGAAACCATGCAGCAGGTCAAGCAGGCGTTGGGCATTAAGACGGAGTAG
- a CDS encoding MBL fold metallo-hydrolase: MKSKNFQGDKFVNPIPTTISKPGTLSSTLWKWISGDEDRQPRFKIEPFKTDADQLNSLPASGLRVTWISHSTVLIEIDGKRFLTDPMWSKRASPFSFAGPSRFFDPPLALDKLPKIDGVIISHDHYDHLDEATIIKLGKQGINFYMPLGVGEYLEEWGIPAGQIHELDWSDSIMVGENHKLTATPACHFSGRSLFGRDKTLWASWVIAGAKHKVYFGGDSGYFPGYKDIGEKYGPFDLTILEIGAYHPNWGAIHLGPVNAVKAHIDLQGKILLPVHWGTFTLALHEWAAPVEELIAEANSKHIALMLPRPGQPLSVPNLAFNSEWWKPRGMAKSNEPEINPSKLDLIKEN, translated from the coding sequence ATGAAATCAAAAAATTTTCAGGGCGATAAGTTTGTCAATCCGATCCCTACAACCATCAGTAAACCCGGCACCCTTTCCAGCACACTATGGAAATGGATCAGCGGGGATGAAGACCGGCAGCCCCGATTTAAGATAGAGCCATTTAAAACAGATGCCGATCAGTTAAATTCTTTGCCCGCTTCCGGTTTGCGTGTCACATGGATCAGCCATTCCACGGTGTTGATAGAAATTGACGGAAAGCGCTTCCTGACCGATCCGATGTGGAGCAAAAGAGCTTCGCCTTTTTCCTTCGCGGGCCCAAGTCGTTTCTTCGATCCTCCGCTTGCGCTTGATAAACTTCCCAAAATCGACGGTGTTATTATATCGCACGATCATTACGATCATCTTGATGAAGCAACCATCATCAAACTAGGGAAACAGGGCATCAATTTTTACATGCCGCTTGGCGTTGGAGAATATCTGGAAGAATGGGGAATACCTGCCGGACAGATTCATGAACTGGACTGGTCGGATTCCATCATGGTCGGCGAAAACCATAAACTGACCGCAACTCCGGCATGTCATTTCTCAGGAAGAAGTTTATTCGGCAGAGATAAAACACTCTGGGCTTCATGGGTCATTGCCGGCGCAAAGCATAAAGTATATTTCGGCGGCGATTCCGGCTACTTCCCCGGCTATAAAGATATCGGAGAAAAATACGGACCATTTGATTTAACCATTCTGGAAATAGGCGCTTACCATCCCAACTGGGGGGCCATTCATCTGGGCCCGGTAAATGCTGTAAAGGCGCATATAGACCTTCAAGGAAAAATATTATTACCTGTGCACTGGGGAACTTTTACTTTAGCGCTTCATGAATGGGCCGCACCCGTAGAGGAACTTATTGCGGAGGCCAATAGTAAGCACATTGCTTTGATGCTTCCCAGGCCGGGGCAACCATTGAGTGTCCCTAATCTGGCATTTAACTCCGAGTGGTGGAAACCACGTGGAATGGCCAAAAGCAATGAACCGGAAATAAACCCGTCTAAACTTGATTTGATAAAAGAAAATTAG
- a CDS encoding hemolysin, which yields MKVKTQERFNFYSHLAGMVAAVIGTIYLAIAASKSASGLVTALIYGISVVFLFSASTLYHAFKKEENELSFWRKMDRLAIFFMIAGTFTPICYFCLEDPYKWWMIAFQWSLVGVGVISQIFFPRAPRKLYAIIYLSMGWSALLTIKQMLANMSSSQAVLLVSGGLAFTAGAIIYAIKKPRIIPGVFSFHEVFHIMVLIGGVLHYAMIYGVYSHLGA from the coding sequence ATGAAGGTCAAGACACAGGAGCGTTTTAATTTTTATTCACACCTTGCCGGGATGGTCGCCGCCGTTATCGGCACAATCTATCTGGCAATAGCAGCCAGTAAGTCTGCCTCCGGTCTTGTTACCGCGCTTATTTATGGAATTTCCGTTGTTTTCCTTTTTTCGGCAAGCACGCTGTATCATGCCTTTAAAAAAGAAGAGAATGAACTGTCCTTCTGGCGAAAAATGGATCGGCTGGCCATTTTTTTCATGATCGCGGGAACATTCACGCCGATTTGCTATTTTTGTCTGGAGGATCCGTACAAATGGTGGATGATTGCCTTCCAGTGGAGTCTGGTGGGTGTTGGCGTGATTTCCCAGATTTTTTTCCCGCGAGCGCCCAGAAAACTGTATGCGATTATCTATCTATCCATGGGCTGGTCCGCGCTCTTGACCATCAAACAAATGCTGGCCAATATGTCATCATCCCAGGCAGTTCTCCTTGTTTCAGGCGGCCTTGCTTTCACCGCAGGGGCCATTATTTACGCCATAAAAAAGCCCAGGATAATTCCGGGTGTTTTCAGTTTCCATGAAGTCTTTCACATTATGGTGCTGATCGGCGGAGTCCTGCATTATGCGATGATTTACGGAGTTTATTCCCATCTTGGCGCCTGA
- a CDS encoding peptide-binding protein gives MLKKYFFIILLVVFVLAGCDKTPSQNNVHKQANKPPAYGDILVQGTIGDASNLIPLLASDSASHAVGGMVFNGLVKYDKNMNITGDLAESWEITNNGLVITFHLRKGVKWHDGKPFTTADVLYTYQVTVDPKTPTAYAGDFQKIKKAEALDDYTFRVTYDKPFAPALISWSSAILPKHLLAGKDITKSPLSRHPIGTGPYKFKEWVAGQKIVLVSNENYFEGRPYLDGRITRIIPDTATMFLELRARNIGMMGLTPLQYTRQTDNNLFKENFNKYRYLAFAYTYVGYNLKNPLFTDKRVRQAISYAINKDEIVSGVLLGLGKPATGPYKPGTWAHNDKVKIYNYDPAKARDLLKQAGFADQNGDGVLEKDGKPFVFEILTNQGNETRQKCAEIIQRQLKEVGITATIRILEWSAFVTDFINKRRFDAVILGWTIPLDPDAYDVWHSSKTAREELNFVSYNNPEADDMLVKGRSTFNQDERKKYYDRFQEILAEDQPYTFLYVPDELIIISKSIRGIEPAPIGIGHNIIKWYVPKDEQKYTMTR, from the coding sequence ATGCTAAAAAAATATTTCTTCATCATCTTGTTGGTTGTGTTTGTCCTGGCCGGGTGTGATAAGACGCCTTCACAAAACAATGTCCACAAACAGGCCAACAAGCCTCCCGCCTATGGGGATATTCTGGTACAGGGCACCATCGGGGATGCCAGCAACCTGATTCCGCTTCTGGCATCCGATTCGGCGTCTCACGCCGTAGGCGGCATGGTCTTTAACGGACTGGTCAAATATGACAAGAACATGAATATTACCGGAGATCTTGCTGAATCCTGGGAAATCACAAACAATGGTCTGGTGATCACGTTCCATTTGCGTAAGGGCGTCAAATGGCATGACGGCAAGCCATTTACCACAGCCGACGTGCTTTACACCTATCAGGTAACGGTAGATCCCAAAACACCGACCGCTTACGCGGGAGATTTTCAAAAGATAAAAAAAGCCGAAGCACTGGATGATTACACGTTTCGCGTAACTTACGACAAGCCTTTCGCACCCGCTTTAATCAGCTGGTCATCCGCTATTCTGCCCAAACACCTGCTGGCAGGAAAAGACATCACCAAAAGTCCGCTTTCGCGCCATCCCATTGGCACCGGGCCATACAAATTTAAGGAATGGGTGGCGGGGCAAAAGATTGTGCTGGTTTCCAATGAGAATTATTTTGAAGGGCGTCCTTACCTTGACGGACGGATTACACGCATTATTCCCGATACCGCCACCATGTTTCTGGAACTGCGCGCCCGGAATATCGGCATGATGGGGCTCACGCCACTGCAATATACAAGGCAGACGGACAATAATTTATTCAAAGAGAATTTTAACAAGTATCGCTATCTCGCCTTTGCCTATACGTATGTGGGTTATAATCTCAAAAATCCGCTCTTTACGGATAAACGGGTCAGGCAGGCCATATCATACGCCATTAATAAAGACGAAATCGTCAGCGGCGTGCTTCTGGGATTGGGCAAACCCGCAACGGGGCCATACAAACCGGGGACTTGGGCGCATAATGACAAGGTAAAAATTTACAATTACGATCCGGCCAAAGCACGCGACCTGCTCAAACAGGCGGGCTTTGCGGATCAAAACGGTGATGGCGTTCTGGAGAAAGACGGCAAGCCCTTTGTATTTGAAATCCTGACCAATCAGGGCAATGAAACCCGGCAGAAATGCGCGGAAATTATTCAGCGTCAACTGAAAGAAGTCGGCATCACTGCAACAATCCGCATTCTGGAATGGTCGGCATTTGTGACGGATTTTATCAATAAACGGCGCTTTGACGCGGTCATCCTGGGCTGGACGATTCCGCTTGACCCTGATGCCTATGATGTATGGCATTCCAGTAAGACCGCACGGGAAGAGCTTAACTTTGTTTCCTATAATAATCCGGAAGCCGACGATATGCTGGTGAAGGGCCGTAGCACCTTCAATCAGGACGAACGTAAAAAATATTATGATCGTTTTCAGGAAATCCTGGCGGAAGATCAACCTTATACATTCCTCTATGTTCCCGATGAATTAATCATTATATCGAAAAGCATCCGCGGTATAGAGCCCGCCCCTATCGGCATCGGCCACAACATCATCAAGTGGTATGTCCCCAAAGATGAGCAGAAGTACACCATGACCAGATAA
- the lexA gene encoding repressor LexA, protein MKKTRDIKSIEQSLVAFYRNQKRMPTYTEMMDLFEVRSKSVVSYWIEKLIEKGILEKDAQGFLKLSGISFGIPLVGNVAAGLPVSAEESAHDVVSMDEYLVDKPDSSFLLRVTGDSMIGAGIMEGDLVIVERNRTPKKGDIVLAEVDGQWTMKYFQRQGREIVLEAANPAYPTIYPKEELKIGGVITASVRKYLM, encoded by the coding sequence ATGAAAAAAACCCGTGACATAAAATCCATTGAACAAAGCCTGGTTGCTTTTTACCGCAACCAGAAACGCATGCCCACTTACACCGAGATGATGGATCTTTTCGAGGTGCGTTCGAAAAGCGTTGTATCCTACTGGATCGAGAAGCTGATCGAAAAAGGCATTCTGGAGAAAGACGCGCAGGGCTTTCTCAAACTATCGGGAATTTCCTTCGGCATTCCCCTGGTCGGCAATGTTGCCGCAGGCCTTCCCGTCTCAGCCGAAGAAAGCGCACACGATGTCGTATCCATGGATGAATACCTCGTGGATAAACCGGATTCCTCCTTTCTGTTGCGCGTTACCGGCGACTCAATGATCGGCGCCGGCATCATGGAAGGCGATCTGGTTATTGTCGAGCGGAACCGAACCCCTAAAAAAGGCGATATTGTTCTGGCCGAAGTCGATGGCCAGTGGACCATGAAATATTTCCAAAGGCAGGGCAGGGAAATTGTTCTGGAAGCAGCCAACCCGGCTTATCCAACAATATATCCCAAAGAAGAACTGAAAATAGGCGGCGTGATCACCGCCTCCGTCAGAAAATATCTGATGTAA
- a CDS encoding DNA alkylation repair protein: MTAQEISKILRRLADPQIAGHSQRFFKTGIGQYGEGDRFLGIRVPVLREQAKKFKNAPLGEVQSLLKSVCHEERLCALLLLVQKFSQGNPASQKAVYELYLKNTRYINNWDLVDLSAYRIVGPWLMDKDRQPLYTLARSKSLWERRIAIIATFHFIKNRQFDDTLEIAGLLLTDREDLMHKATGWMLREVGKRDCMVERNFLNAHYHQMPRTMLRYAIEKFPEDERSKYLKGLMTA; this comes from the coding sequence ATGACAGCACAGGAAATCAGCAAAATTCTACGAAGACTCGCCGATCCGCAGATAGCCGGACACTCGCAACGGTTTTTTAAGACGGGCATCGGCCAATACGGAGAGGGAGATCGTTTTCTCGGCATCCGGGTGCCGGTGCTGCGGGAACAGGCGAAAAAATTCAAGAATGCGCCGCTGGGCGAGGTTCAGAGCCTCCTCAAGTCCGTCTGCCATGAAGAACGCCTGTGCGCATTGTTATTGCTGGTGCAAAAATTTTCTCAAGGCAACCCCGCCAGTCAAAAAGCCGTCTATGAATTGTATTTGAAAAATACCCGATACATCAACAACTGGGACCTGGTTGATCTGTCCGCGTATCGGATTGTCGGCCCGTGGCTTATGGATAAAGACAGACAACCGCTTTATACCCTCGCACGCTCTAAAAGCCTCTGGGAAAGGCGTATAGCGATCATTGCCACTTTTCACTTCATCAAGAACAGGCAATTTGACGACACCCTGGAAATTGCCGGATTACTGCTGACTGACCGGGAAGACCTGATGCACAAAGCCACAGGCTGGATGCTGCGTGAAGTGGGCAAGCGGGATTGCATGGTGGAAAGAAATTTTCTCAATGCGCATTATCATCAAATGCCCCGCACGATGCTGCGCTATGCCATAGAAAAGTTCCCGGAAGACGAACGGTCGAAATATCTGAAGGGTCTGATGACGGCCTGA
- a CDS encoding AAA family ATPase has product MIQKSKPVEIDFNSGFQRAIALMEETQRNILITGRAGTGKSTLLAYFRDHTGKKAVILAPTGVAAVNVEGQTIHSFFHFKPNVTAASIKRKKKSEKDKSTIYKKLVTIVIDEVSMVRADLLDCIDKFLRLNGPDEKEPFGGVQMIFIGDLYQLPPVVTSAERDIFKSHYPTPYFFSAKCFDQLDIEYVELEKVYRQKDDEFVRLLNTIRNRSVTDEDLAQFNKRCDPQFEAPPGSFYLSLTSTNALADTINEKRLAELTGKIWKAAGRIEGDFGREYLPTAVDLKLKKGAQIMLLNNDSFGQWINGTIGKIKKFEPDDDGEDVIVAELDNGDTVRISPYTWKIYRFFLKNEELRSEEVGSFTQYPVRLAFAVTIHKSQGKTFENVVIDVGRGTFAHGQMYVALSRCTTLGGIVLKQPLTKNHIMMDWQVVKFLTGLQYAQAARTFSREDKLQMIETAIIEKKNIEILYLKGQDEKTRRIVRPLLMGEMEYKGHPYLGLTAFCLARREKRIFNVDKILEITEPGQESLLQD; this is encoded by the coding sequence ATGATTCAAAAATCCAAACCGGTCGAGATTGATTTTAACTCCGGATTCCAGCGGGCGATTGCGCTGATGGAGGAGACGCAAAGAAATATCCTGATTACCGGGCGGGCGGGTACGGGAAAGTCGACGCTGCTTGCATATTTCCGCGATCACACCGGAAAGAAAGCGGTTATTCTGGCGCCGACGGGTGTGGCGGCGGTTAATGTTGAAGGTCAAACGATCCATTCCTTTTTTCATTTCAAGCCGAATGTAACGGCGGCGTCGATCAAAAGAAAAAAGAAATCGGAAAAAGACAAATCGACCATCTACAAAAAGTTGGTCACCATTGTGATCGATGAGGTGTCGATGGTGCGCGCGGACCTGCTGGACTGCATCGACAAATTCCTGCGTCTCAACGGTCCGGATGAAAAAGAGCCTTTCGGCGGCGTTCAGATGATTTTTATCGGTGATCTGTATCAACTGCCGCCGGTGGTCACGTCTGCGGAGCGGGACATCTTTAAGAGCCATTACCCGACGCCCTATTTTTTCAGCGCGAAATGTTTTGACCAGTTGGACATTGAATATGTCGAACTGGAAAAGGTCTATCGCCAGAAAGATGATGAATTTGTCCGGCTGCTCAACACCATCCGCAACCGCTCCGTGACGGATGAAGATCTGGCGCAATTTAACAAACGCTGCGATCCGCAGTTTGAAGCGCCACCCGGTTCCTTCTATCTGTCGCTTACCAGCACCAATGCTCTGGCTGATACGATCAACGAAAAACGTCTGGCTGAATTGACGGGGAAGATCTGGAAAGCCGCAGGCCGGATAGAGGGGGATTTCGGCAGGGAATATCTGCCGACGGCCGTGGATTTGAAACTGAAAAAAGGGGCGCAAATCATGCTGCTCAATAATGACTCCTTCGGACAGTGGATCAACGGCACCATCGGCAAGATCAAAAAGTTCGAACCCGATGACGACGGCGAAGATGTGATTGTAGCCGAGCTGGACAACGGCGACACGGTTCGCATTTCCCCCTATACCTGGAAAATCTACCGGTTCTTTCTGAAAAACGAAGAGCTGCGTTCGGAGGAAGTCGGGTCGTTTACGCAGTATCCGGTTCGTCTGGCCTTTGCGGTCACCATTCACAAAAGCCAGGGGAAAACTTTTGAAAACGTGGTGATTGATGTGGGGCGGGGCACGTTTGCCCACGGACAGATGTATGTGGCTCTTTCGCGCTGCACGACGCTTGGTGGCATTGTTCTTAAACAGCCGCTCACGAAAAATCACATTATGATGGACTGGCAGGTGGTGAAATTTCTGACGGGTCTTCAATACGCGCAGGCCGCCAGAACCTTCAGCCGCGAAGATAAGCTGCAAATGATCGAAACAGCGATCATCGAAAAGAAGAACATCGAAATCCTCTACCTCAAGGGACAGGATGAAAAAACGCGCAGGATCGTCCGTCCCTTGTTGATGGGTGAAATGGAATACAAAGGACACCCTTATCTGGGACTCACCGCTTTCTGCCTGGCCCGCAGGGAAAAGCGCATTTTCAACGTGGATAAAATTCTGGAAATTACCGAGCCGGGACAAGAATCGTTATTGCAGGATTAA
- the galE gene encoding UDP-glucose 4-epimerase GalE — protein MKLFITGGAGYIGSHVLQTLGKAGHEILTYDNLSTGNEWAVLYGRLVKGDLADTQLLSETLDGFRPDAVIHFAASIQVEESVREPLKYYRNNVINTLNLLAVMQKFNINNFLYSSTAAVYGISEKTPVDENEPLRPINPYGASKVMVEQVLQDLTQATDFRYIALRYFNVAGADPGCLIGQAYKEPTHLMTRALKTARGEFPELLIFGTDYPTPDGTCIRDYIHVNDLAEAHALSLNYLLETGKAEVMNCGYGHGFSVRDVVTTARKVTGIDFAVVETSRRAGDPAQLVADSTKLRRMTGWKPRYDNLEFIIDTAWKWELKLADKLKQIR, from the coding sequence ATGAAACTATTCATTACCGGCGGCGCCGGCTACATCGGAAGTCATGTTCTGCAAACATTGGGGAAGGCAGGGCATGAAATATTGACGTACGACAATCTTTCCACGGGAAATGAGTGGGCCGTTCTTTACGGACGTCTGGTCAAAGGTGATCTTGCCGATACACAACTGCTCAGTGAAACTCTTGATGGTTTCAGACCTGACGCCGTCATCCATTTTGCGGCTTCAATCCAGGTGGAAGAATCCGTTCGGGAGCCGCTCAAATACTACCGGAACAATGTCATCAACACATTGAATCTTCTGGCCGTCATGCAGAAATTCAACATCAATAATTTTCTTTATTCCTCCACGGCCGCCGTCTACGGCATTTCTGAGAAAACCCCCGTCGATGAAAATGAACCCCTGCGGCCGATTAATCCTTACGGCGCCTCCAAGGTTATGGTCGAACAGGTCCTGCAAGACCTGACGCAGGCAACCGATTTCCGGTACATCGCCCTGCGGTATTTCAATGTTGCCGGGGCTGATCCGGGATGTCTTATCGGCCAGGCCTATAAGGAACCAACCCACCTGATGACCCGGGCGCTGAAGACGGCCCGCGGCGAATTCCCCGAACTATTAATATTTGGCACTGATTATCCCACTCCTGACGGCACCTGCATCCGGGACTACATTCATGTTAATGATCTGGCTGAAGCTCATGCGCTGTCCCTGAATTATCTGCTGGAAACAGGAAAGGCGGAAGTTATGAATTGTGGATACGGCCACGGATTTTCGGTTCGGGATGTTGTGACAACGGCCAGGAAGGTTACCGGCATCGATTTTGCGGTAGTGGAAACATCAAGACGGGCCGGCGACCCGGCACAGTTGGTTGCCGATAGCACAAAGCTGCGCCGGATGACCGGCTGGAAGCCCCGTTACGACAATCTGGAGTTCATCATCGATACGGCCTGGAAATGGGAATTAAAACTCGCCGATAAACTCAAACAAATACGTTGA
- the gldA gene encoding glycerol dehydrogenase (forms dimers and octamers; involved in conversion of glycerol to dihydroxy-acetone): protein MFLKSVFPGKYIQGEGVLNQLPHWVQWFGKKGLILASRSAKEKILGPCADALKADAIIIDSFHGECCEKELNRLAGVIDRGQADVLIGMGGGKAIDTAKIAADRAQIPVIIVPTIASTDAPCSGCAVLYTEAGAFDSVYYQKTNPQVVLVDTTVIADAPARFLVSGMGDALATWFEARSCDRTQSPNACGGYSTLAGLHLARLCYDTLLTYGAAAKIAVEKHIVTKALSHIVETNILLSGIGFESAGLAAAHSIHNGLTALPETHSFYHGEKVAFGVLTGLQLTDASPQESAAVFSFCEEIGLPTTLADIGLANAGREDLMKVARKACAPEEGIHHEAGEITPEKVFNAMLAADATGVSRKKGLR, encoded by the coding sequence ATGTTTTTGAAATCGGTTTTCCCCGGAAAATACATCCAGGGCGAAGGAGTCTTAAACCAGTTGCCCCATTGGGTGCAGTGGTTCGGCAAAAAAGGATTGATCCTGGCGTCGCGCTCGGCAAAAGAAAAAATACTTGGCCCCTGTGCTGATGCGTTAAAGGCTGACGCGATTATTATCGACTCGTTTCATGGGGAGTGCTGTGAAAAAGAATTGAACCGGCTGGCCGGGGTTATTGATCGCGGGCAGGCGGACGTCCTCATCGGCATGGGCGGCGGCAAAGCCATCGACACGGCAAAAATCGCCGCCGACCGGGCTCAAATCCCGGTCATCATCGTTCCCACTATTGCCTCGACGGATGCACCCTGCAGCGGCTGCGCCGTCCTTTATACGGAAGCAGGCGCATTCGATTCCGTTTATTACCAGAAAACCAACCCGCAGGTGGTGCTGGTGGACACAACCGTCATCGCCGATGCTCCGGCGCGCTTTCTGGTTTCCGGAATGGGCGACGCGCTGGCCACCTGGTTTGAAGCCAGGTCCTGCGACCGCACGCAGTCGCCGAACGCCTGCGGCGGATACAGCACACTCGCGGGACTGCATCTGGCCAGGCTCTGTTATGATACGCTGCTCACATACGGCGCCGCCGCTAAAATTGCCGTCGAGAAACATATTGTGACAAAAGCATTGAGCCATATCGTCGAGACCAATATCCTGCTCTCCGGCATCGGGTTTGAAAGTGCGGGACTTGCGGCAGCCCATTCCATTCACAACGGATTGACTGCGCTTCCGGAAACCCATTCGTTTTACCACGGTGAAAAAGTCGCCTTCGGCGTTTTGACGGGATTGCAGCTTACCGATGCTTCACCTCAGGAATCGGCAGCCGTGTTTTCCTTTTGTGAGGAAATCGGCCTGCCGACCACGCTTGCCGACATCGGTCTTGCCAACGCCGGTCGGGAAGACCTGATGAAAGTGGCGCGGAAAGCCTGCGCACCCGAGGAAGGCATCCATCATGAAGCAGGCGAGATCACGCCTGAAAAAGTTTTCAACGCGATGCTGGCCGCGGACGCCACAGGGGTGTCCAGAAAAAAAGGTTTACGATAA
- a CDS encoding sigma-54-dependent Fis family transcriptional regulator: MEKPKNSPKKRNLPVADQRIVNYDEEHQRTRKEWEKFISGGTELDEAVIPNEILESWIRCKNYGVNPKKAVINNVLTGNRLQDLQNRNKDLIKISWPFMRHLYKFVEGSGIIVVLFNHEGYLLEIIGDEHVITHARTGNFVPGAYWGEESAGTNGVGTLLKVQRPIQIFGCQHYCRNFHRETGSSAPIFNPEGEFIGGLVMTGLYYKVNPHTLGMTVAAAMAIENELRINKALIEAHVANSYQKTVISSIPEALIAIDNDGLISLMNDNAKNMFFSQNKWVEHKNIHEVFGDKNGEFFRMIEKNQSLIDVEVRIFSDDVAKDYTLTSNPILSNNGELMGKIIILNEIKRAKMLVTKMIGAKANLRFEDICGMNQGFLETIRQARMVSQSNSNVLLLGESGTGKDIFAQAIHNASKRRNGPYVAINCGAIPRDLISSELFGYTEGSFTGSKRGGNQGKFELADGGTIFLDEIAETPLELQAALLRVIEDKSIVRIGGSSVRPVDVRIIVATNRHLKEEVRKGNFREDLYYRANVFSINMVPLRERLDDIPLLIDYFINKHSKIMEKGIDRVDEKVTNIFMNYPWPGNVRELQNVIERMMNYSQTNELTADLIPEEIFHFQKQTPLISEEFEATKDIERQMIVKMLQLNMSKSEIIKKLKISRSTLYRKLERYNLE, encoded by the coding sequence ATGGAAAAACCAAAAAATTCGCCAAAGAAGCGTAATTTACCTGTCGCGGATCAGAGAATCGTCAATTATGATGAAGAGCATCAGCGCACGCGGAAAGAATGGGAAAAATTCATCAGTGGCGGCACTGAACTGGACGAAGCCGTTATCCCGAATGAAATTCTGGAGTCGTGGATCCGCTGTAAAAATTATGGTGTCAATCCGAAAAAAGCGGTCATCAACAACGTCCTGACCGGAAACCGTTTGCAGGACCTGCAAAACAGAAACAAAGACTTAATCAAGATCAGCTGGCCGTTTATGCGGCATCTTTATAAGTTTGTGGAAGGCTCGGGGATCATCGTTGTCCTGTTCAACCATGAAGGTTATCTGCTGGAAATTATCGGCGACGAGCACGTTATCACGCATGCCAGAACCGGTAATTTCGTGCCGGGGGCCTACTGGGGTGAAGAGTCGGCCGGGACAAACGGCGTCGGGACCCTGTTAAAAGTACAAAGGCCCATTCAGATCTTCGGCTGTCAGCATTATTGCCGGAATTTTCACCGGGAGACGGGTTCCAGTGCGCCGATTTTCAATCCGGAAGGCGAATTCATCGGAGGGCTTGTCATGACGGGCCTCTACTATAAAGTCAACCCTCACACGCTGGGGATGACGGTTGCGGCGGCCATGGCCATCGAGAACGAACTCCGTATCAATAAAGCTCTGATCGAGGCTCATGTCGCCAACAGCTATCAGAAGACCGTTATCTCATCCATTCCGGAAGCGCTGATCGCGATAGATAATGACGGCCTCATCTCACTCATGAATGACAATGCCAAGAACATGTTTTTTTCGCAGAACAAATGGGTGGAGCATAAAAATATCCACGAGGTTTTCGGTGATAAAAACGGCGAATTCTTTCGGATGATCGAAAAGAATCAATCCCTGATCGATGTTGAAGTGCGGATTTTCTCCGATGATGTGGCAAAAGACTATACGCTGACCAGCAATCCCATTTTATCCAACAACGGGGAGCTGATGGGAAAGATCATCATCCTCAATGAAATCAAACGCGCGAAGATGCTGGTGACCAAAATGATCGGCGCCAAGGCCAATTTGCGATTCGAAGATATCTGCGGGATGAATCAGGGCTTTCTGGAAACCATCCGGCAGGCCCGCATGGTCTCGCAAAGCAATTCCAACGTTCTGCTGCTGGGTGAAAGCGGTACGGGCAAAGATATTTTCGCACAGGCGATTCATAATGCCAGCAAACGCAGAAACGGTCCTTACGTGGCCATCAACTGCGGCGCCATACCGAGGGATCTGATTTCCAGTGAACTGTTCGGCTACACGGAGGGTTCGTTTACCGGGTCAAAGCGCGGCGGCAACCAGGGAAAGTTTGAACTGGCGGACGGAGGAACGATATTTCTGGATGAAATCGCGGAAACCCCCCTGGAATTGCAGGCTGCTCTCTTAAGGGTCATTGAGGACAAATCCATTGTGCGAATTGGCGGATCCAGTGTGCGGCCGGTGGATGTGCGCATCATTGTGGCGACCAACAGGCATCTCAAAGAAGAGGTACGGAAGGGAAATTTCCGCGAGGATTTGTATTATCGCGCCAACGTCTTTTCCATCAATATGGTTCCCCTGCGGGAACGTCTGGACGATATCCCCCTGCTGATCGATTATTTCATCAATAAACACAGCAAAATAATGGAAAAAGGCATTGACCGGGTTGACGAAAAAGTCACGAATATTTTCATGAACTATCCATGGCCGGGTAATGTCCGGGAGCTTCAAAATGTCATTGAACGCATGATGAACTATTCTCAAACCAATGAACTGACCGCCGATCTCATCCCGGAAGAAATCTTTCATTTTCAGAAACAAACGCCGCTGATCAGTGAAGAGTTTGAGGCGACAAAGGACATTGAACGCCAGATGATTGTCAAGATGCTGCAGTTGAACATGTCCAAAAGCGAAATCATCAAGAAGTTAAAAATATCCCGCAGCACCCTTTACCGCAAGCTGGAACGCTATAATCTTGAATAA